In a genomic window of Feifania hominis:
- a CDS encoding manganese efflux pump MntP family protein: protein MGVFTLFLIALGLSMDAFAVSISDGLCYPQAGRKQAFLTALVFGVFQAGMPMIGYFAGRTFAGAISSLDHWIALVLLGFIGGKMLIEAIRELREPESCPARKFSFQLLLMQGVATSIDALAVGVSFAVMDVNIFYAAGFIGVTTFLCSFAGFFLGRIFGGRWGQKAEILGGLILIGIGLKIFIEHTFA, encoded by the coding sequence ATGGGCGTTTTTACACTCTTTCTCATTGCGCTCGGGCTGTCGATGGACGCCTTTGCGGTCTCCATTTCCGATGGTCTGTGTTATCCGCAGGCCGGCCGGAAGCAGGCGTTTTTGACCGCTCTTGTCTTCGGGGTGTTTCAGGCCGGCATGCCGATGATCGGCTATTTTGCCGGGCGTACTTTCGCCGGGGCCATCTCGTCGCTCGACCACTGGATCGCCCTCGTGCTTCTCGGTTTCATCGGCGGAAAGATGCTCATCGAGGCCATTCGCGAGCTGCGCGAACCCGAGAGCTGCCCGGCGCGCAAATTCTCCTTTCAGCTTCTGCTGATGCAGGGCGTGGCGACCAGCATCGACGCGCTCGCCGTCGGGGTCAGCTTTGCGGTGATGGATGTGAACATCTTCTACGCCGCCGGCTTTATCGGGGTAACAACCTTTCTGTGCAGCTTTGCGGGATTCTTTCTCGGGCGGATCTTCGGCGGCCGGTGGGGGCAGAAAGCCGAAATTCTCGGCGGTCTCATCCTCATCGGCATCGGGCTCAAAATATTCATCGAACACACCTTTGCATAG
- a CDS encoding substrate-binding domain-containing protein, protein MKRVLALLLAAVMLLALGACAKTPAEDPDTNPGSTTDPGTTEPEKTELDIVTIPKLKGIAWFDQMIPGGEEWVAKNGGTFYQGGSATPDSALQLQALEDAITQKVDVIHIVPLATEPLEITMKKAMDQGIVVISHEAPSAENVHYDVEAFQNAAYGEHLMQALAKEMGEEGEYAIILGSIQAQTHKEWSDAAVAYQKEHYPNMKLVADYVESNENQDTAKTKTQELMKTYPNLKGIIGCSVIDPAGAALAVEEAGKSGEIKIVGTSVTETSGKFLESGTIQMISLWDTKQTSYAMCEVAKIVKEGGTVKTGDNLGAEGYESVVVDGKVIYGTAWLDFTAENMNDDPYITK, encoded by the coding sequence ATGAAAAGAGTACTTGCACTGCTTCTTGCAGCGGTCATGCTGCTGGCGCTGGGCGCCTGCGCCAAGACCCCTGCTGAAGATCCCGACACAAACCCCGGCAGCACCACCGACCCCGGCACGACAGAGCCGGAGAAGACCGAGCTTGACATTGTCACCATCCCGAAGCTCAAGGGAATCGCCTGGTTTGACCAGATGATCCCCGGCGGCGAGGAGTGGGTCGCGAAAAACGGCGGCACTTTCTACCAGGGCGGTTCCGCCACCCCGGACTCGGCGCTTCAGCTTCAGGCTCTTGAGGACGCCATCACCCAGAAAGTTGATGTCATCCACATCGTTCCCCTTGCCACCGAGCCCCTTGAGATTACAATGAAAAAAGCCATGGACCAGGGTATCGTTGTCATCAGCCACGAGGCTCCGAGTGCCGAAAATGTCCACTACGATGTGGAGGCGTTCCAGAATGCCGCCTACGGCGAACATCTGATGCAGGCCCTTGCCAAAGAGATGGGCGAAGAGGGCGAGTATGCCATCATCCTCGGTTCCATCCAGGCGCAGACTCACAAGGAGTGGTCTGACGCCGCCGTCGCCTATCAGAAGGAGCACTACCCGAACATGAAGCTCGTTGCGGACTATGTCGAATCGAACGAGAATCAGGATACCGCCAAGACCAAGACCCAGGAGCTGATGAAGACCTACCCGAACCTCAAGGGCATTATCGGCTGCTCGGTCATCGATCCGGCCGGCGCCGCTCTGGCAGTGGAAGAGGCTGGCAAGTCCGGTGAGATCAAGATCGTCGGCACCAGCGTTACCGAGACCTCGGGCAAATTCCTTGAGTCCGGTACGATTCAGATGATCTCCCTGTGGGATACCAAGCAGACCAGCTACGCCATGTGCGAAGTGGCCAAGATCGTCAAAGAGGGCGGCACGGTTAAGACCGGTGACAACCTCGGCGCCGAGGGCTATGAGTCCGTTGTGGTGGACGGCAAGGTGATCTACGGAACCGCCTGGCTCGATTTCACCGCAGAAAACATGAACGATGACCCCTATATCACGAAATAA
- a CDS encoding M42 family metallopeptidase encodes MDRNERKELLREYMAIPRLSGYEGEMGYRFCEDLGKLADRAEIDEIGNVIGTFDGSEPDAPALMIFAHMDTIGFIITSIDEGGFIKVDRMGGVPEKAVSATAVRVGTEDGGYVDGIIAAKAYHVQSAQEKERADSLSNMFIDIGTESREQTHALGVHVGCPVVYAPRFMEIGTDRVAGSYLDDASGLVTLLEVARHLRENRPKATVHLVGTVWEEFNARGAMIAARSVKTNMAICLLGPGAGDTPDQRGINNVRLGGGPGITLFNFHGKGTLNGCVAHRGMFNRMKECAAAEGISLQRSAGRGALSDTAYIQLEEKGIPCLDMGTPDRYSHSMLECLSLSDHEQTGRLLCAFVDSLDSSFQTKRY; translated from the coding sequence ATGGATCGAAACGAACGAAAAGAGCTGCTTCGCGAGTATATGGCCATCCCGCGCCTGTCGGGCTATGAGGGAGAGATGGGTTACCGCTTCTGTGAGGATCTCGGCAAGCTCGCCGACCGGGCGGAAATTGACGAGATCGGCAATGTCATCGGCACCTTTGACGGCAGTGAGCCCGATGCGCCGGCGCTGATGATCTTCGCGCACATGGACACCATCGGCTTCATCATCACCTCGATTGACGAGGGAGGCTTTATCAAGGTCGACCGCATGGGCGGCGTGCCCGAAAAAGCCGTCTCTGCCACCGCGGTGCGCGTGGGCACAGAGGACGGCGGCTATGTCGACGGCATCATCGCGGCCAAGGCCTACCATGTGCAGAGCGCGCAGGAGAAAGAGCGCGCCGACTCGCTGTCAAACATGTTCATTGACATCGGCACCGAGAGCCGGGAGCAGACCCACGCGCTCGGCGTGCACGTCGGCTGCCCGGTGGTCTACGCCCCCCGCTTTATGGAGATCGGCACGGACCGCGTCGCCGGAAGCTATCTCGACGACGCCTCGGGGCTTGTGACGCTTCTTGAAGTGGCGCGTCACCTCCGGGAGAACCGGCCGAAAGCGACGGTACATCTCGTCGGCACGGTCTGGGAGGAGTTCAACGCCCGCGGCGCCATGATCGCGGCGCGCTCGGTCAAAACCAATATGGCCATCTGTCTGCTCGGCCCGGGCGCAGGCGATACCCCCGACCAGCGGGGAATCAACAACGTCCGCCTCGGCGGCGGGCCGGGCATCACCCTGTTCAACTTCCATGGTAAGGGCACGCTCAACGGCTGTGTGGCCCACCGGGGCATGTTCAACCGCATGAAGGAGTGCGCGGCCGCCGAGGGAATTTCCCTGCAGCGAAGCGCGGGGCGCGGCGCTCTGTCCGACACGGCTTACATCCAGCTTGAGGAAAAGGGAATTCCCTGTCTCGACATGGGTACGCCCGACCGGTACAGCCACTCGATGCTCGAGTGCCTGTCGCTGAGCGACCACGAGCAGACCGGGCGGCTGCTGTGCGCCTTTGTCGACTCGCTCGACAGCAGCTTTCAGACAAAGCGCTACTGA
- a CDS encoding creatininase family protein produces MLQYLTKLRSNEVAALDRKKTIVVLPIAAHEQHGKHLPIGTDTLILEGVIQSFEKNVPAQMDVLVLPTIAVGKSNEHMSFCGTLTYSLDTLIAMLRDMAKSVARHGFEKFVMLNAHGGNTDVLNAVARDMRDDYGLRPFVIDWWFTDFWADLMKDIQQSPRDGVFHACELETSLIMALHPELVDREACIDSYPPEQMRKNRFVTVFGPVNMGWVTADISKTGVIGAATKATPEKGRMMLDYAGKKLVGIFEEIQAIPSL; encoded by the coding sequence ATGTTACAGTATTTGACGAAGCTGCGCTCCAACGAAGTCGCAGCACTCGACAGGAAAAAGACCATTGTGGTGCTCCCGATCGCAGCCCATGAGCAGCATGGCAAACACCTGCCCATCGGCACCGATACGCTGATTCTCGAGGGGGTCATTCAGAGCTTTGAGAAGAACGTCCCCGCTCAGATGGACGTTCTCGTGCTGCCCACCATTGCCGTCGGCAAGAGCAACGAGCACATGAGCTTTTGCGGAACGCTGACCTACAGCCTTGACACCCTGATTGCCATGCTGCGCGACATGGCCAAGAGCGTCGCGCGCCACGGCTTTGAGAAATTTGTGATGCTCAACGCCCACGGCGGCAACACCGATGTGCTCAACGCGGTCGCCCGCGACATGCGCGACGACTACGGCCTGCGTCCGTTTGTGATCGACTGGTGGTTCACCGATTTCTGGGCTGACCTGATGAAGGACATTCAGCAGAGCCCGCGCGACGGCGTGTTTCATGCCTGCGAGCTTGAGACAAGCCTGATTATGGCGCTGCACCCCGAGCTTGTCGACCGCGAGGCCTGCATCGACTCGTACCCGCCGGAGCAGATGAGAAAAAATCGCTTTGTCACGGTGTTCGGCCCGGTCAACATGGGCTGGGTCACCGCCGACATCAGTAAGACCGGTGTCATCGGCGCCGCCACCAAGGCGACCCCGGAAAAGGGCCGTATGATGCTCGACTACGCGGGCAAAAAGCTCGTCGGCATCTTTGAGGAGATTCAGGCGATCCCCTCGCTGTGA
- a CDS encoding ABC transporter permease yields MQKIKQLASKDRHLTRLFAIFLVVTAVMCILEPELFLSVANFKSMSLQFPELGFLSIAAALVMMSGGIDLSVTGTAMLSGIAAALIMKQNGGSEASVGVVLLAILAALAMGVVCGLINATLVARVGIVPMLATLGTMNLFTGAGIILTKGTAVTGFSGAFLAIGNGEVLGVPVPLILFVIAIGVLAFFLNRTKLGYKLCVYGTNPTASFYSAINNTKVVFSTYLVSGIVSSVAGIIMVSRVNTARADFGSSYGLQALLVAVLGGINPSGGGGRASGILLSIITLQFVSSGFNILRIDSVWKDLTWGALLVGIMVLNTVGARRRPKKKPVKEG; encoded by the coding sequence ATGCAGAAAATAAAACAGCTTGCCTCAAAGGACCGCCATCTGACGCGGCTCTTCGCCATTTTTCTCGTTGTGACGGCCGTTATGTGTATTCTCGAGCCGGAGCTCTTTTTGTCGGTGGCGAATTTCAAATCCATGTCGCTTCAGTTCCCGGAGCTCGGCTTTCTCTCCATTGCGGCGGCGCTCGTGATGATGAGCGGCGGCATTGATCTGTCGGTCACCGGCACTGCAATGCTCTCGGGTATTGCGGCTGCTCTGATCATGAAGCAAAATGGCGGAAGCGAGGCCTCGGTCGGCGTTGTGCTGCTTGCCATTCTCGCCGCGCTGGCGATGGGCGTCGTCTGCGGCCTGATCAACGCGACGCTTGTTGCGCGGGTGGGCATCGTTCCCATGCTCGCGACGCTCGGAACCATGAACCTCTTCACCGGTGCGGGCATCATTCTCACAAAGGGCACGGCGGTGACCGGCTTTTCCGGCGCTTTTCTGGCCATCGGAAACGGCGAGGTGCTCGGTGTTCCGGTTCCGCTGATTCTCTTTGTCATCGCAATCGGCGTGCTCGCCTTTTTCCTCAATCGCACAAAGCTCGGCTATAAGCTCTGTGTCTACGGCACCAACCCGACCGCCTCGTTCTACTCGGCGATCAATAACACCAAGGTGGTCTTTTCGACCTATCTGGTCAGCGGGATCGTCTCCTCCGTGGCTGGTATCATTATGGTCAGCCGTGTCAACACCGCGCGCGCGGACTTCGGTTCCTCCTACGGGCTTCAGGCGCTGCTGGTCGCAGTGCTCGGCGGAATCAACCCCTCGGGCGGCGGCGGGCGCGCAAGCGGCATTCTGCTGTCGATCATCACGCTTCAGTTCGTGTCGAGCGGCTTTAACATTCTGCGCATCGACTCGGTCTGGAAAGATCTGACCTGGGGCGCGCTGCTGGTCGGCATCATGGTGCTCAACACCGTCGGCGCGCGGCGCCGGCCCAAGAAGAAACCTGTGAAAGAGGGATAA
- a CDS encoding sugar ABC transporter ATP-binding protein — MGEPFLTLRHISKSFGGVHALTDVSFSIEAGETYCLMGENGSGKSTLIKIISGVYEADEGEIIIGGKSRRKLTPVESIKEGIQIIYQDFSVFPNLSVAENIALSSMVIGKKKLVNRREMRRIASEALARIGVELPLDELVEELPVAGKQIVAIARGIAQDVKLLVMDEPTTALTHKEILALYKIIEALKKKGVSIVFVSHKLEEVFSISEKIAILRNGKKVLDDRIENFDPASLTYHMTGREIPSVPYEYVPQEDGKPILEVEALSMKGAFEDVSFSLLPREILGVTGQLGCGRTELAKALFGIGEKSGKIRLGGEEVKIDSVLDAHRLGIGYVPEDRLSEGLFLTRSLTDNITVAGVDRLAHGIMLDRREFTAEAEKWLAELDINSAGADAPASSLSGGNQQRVVLAKWLATSPKLLILNCPTVGVDVGSKNQIHEIIKDLARRGIGIIVISDDIGEILTLCNRVLLMRDGKVVRQYQSAETTADQLEKDLIQAQ, encoded by the coding sequence ATGGGTGAACCATTTCTGACGCTTCGCCATATCAGCAAGTCGTTTGGCGGCGTTCATGCGCTGACTGACGTGAGCTTTTCCATCGAGGCAGGCGAGACCTACTGCCTGATGGGGGAAAATGGCTCGGGGAAATCGACCCTGATCAAAATCATATCCGGCGTGTACGAGGCTGACGAGGGCGAAATCATCATCGGCGGCAAGAGCCGCCGCAAGCTCACCCCGGTCGAATCGATCAAAGAGGGAATCCAGATCATCTATCAGGATTTCTCGGTCTTTCCCAACCTCTCGGTTGCGGAGAACATCGCGCTGTCGAGTATGGTCATTGGAAAGAAGAAGCTGGTCAACCGCAGGGAGATGCGGCGCATTGCGTCCGAAGCGCTCGCGCGCATCGGCGTTGAGCTGCCGCTCGATGAGCTGGTTGAAGAGCTGCCCGTCGCAGGCAAGCAGATTGTCGCGATTGCGCGCGGCATTGCGCAGGACGTCAAGCTTCTCGTGATGGACGAGCCGACGACAGCTCTGACCCACAAGGAGATCCTGGCGCTGTACAAGATCATCGAAGCGCTCAAAAAGAAAGGCGTCTCGATTGTTTTTGTCAGCCACAAACTCGAGGAGGTCTTCTCCATCTCCGAGAAGATCGCCATTTTGCGAAACGGCAAAAAGGTGCTCGACGACCGCATTGAGAACTTTGATCCGGCGAGTCTGACCTACCATATGACCGGCCGCGAGATTCCGAGCGTCCCCTACGAGTATGTTCCGCAGGAGGATGGAAAGCCGATTCTGGAGGTGGAGGCCCTCTCGATGAAAGGGGCCTTTGAGGATGTCAGCTTCTCCCTTTTGCCAAGGGAGATTCTCGGCGTCACCGGCCAGCTCGGCTGCGGGCGAACAGAGCTTGCAAAGGCCCTGTTCGGCATCGGGGAGAAGAGCGGCAAAATCAGGCTCGGCGGCGAGGAGGTCAAAATCGACAGCGTGCTCGACGCGCACCGGCTCGGCATCGGCTATGTGCCGGAGGACCGCTTGAGCGAGGGCCTGTTTTTGACCCGCTCGCTCACGGATAACATCACCGTGGCGGGCGTTGACCGCCTGGCGCACGGCATCATGCTCGACCGGCGCGAGTTCACCGCTGAGGCCGAGAAATGGCTTGCGGAACTCGACATCAACTCGGCGGGGGCCGACGCGCCGGCGTCCTCTCTCTCGGGCGGCAATCAGCAGCGCGTGGTGCTCGCCAAATGGCTTGCGACAAGCCCGAAGCTCCTGATTCTCAACTGTCCGACCGTCGGCGTCGACGTGGGCTCCAAAAACCAGATTCATGAAATCATCAAAGATCTCGCCCGCAGAGGGATTGGCATCATCGTCATATCGGACGACATCGGCGAGATTCTGACGCTCTGCAACCGGGTGCTGCTCATGCGCGACGGCAAGGTCGTACGGCAGTATCAAAGCGCAGAGACCACAGCGGATCAGCTCGAAAAAGATCTGATTCAGGCACAGTAG
- a CDS encoding toprim domain-containing protein, protein MDGTRNADRAHDQRANQKIAVREAIIVEGKYDKIKLSAVVDGLIIETGGFRIFKDREKMQMLRELARRRGLLILTDSDRAGFVIRGYLRGAIPEGSIRNAYIPDILGKERRKAAPSKEGKLGVEGMELQTLRDALERAGVTPRAPQERPPRRVTKTDFYEAGLSGGQGSAQRRARLCRELSLPENLSAKGLLEMVNVLMDFEEYRQTVSRLFKP, encoded by the coding sequence ATGGACGGAACTCGAAATGCTGATCGCGCGCATGATCAGCGCGCAAATCAGAAAATAGCGGTTCGCGAGGCGATCATCGTCGAGGGCAAGTACGACAAGATCAAGCTCTCAGCCGTCGTCGACGGACTCATCATTGAGACCGGCGGCTTTCGCATCTTCAAGGACCGCGAAAAGATGCAGATGCTGCGCGAGCTCGCGCGGCGGCGCGGGCTTTTGATTCTCACGGACAGCGACCGCGCGGGCTTTGTCATACGCGGCTATCTGCGCGGGGCCATCCCTGAGGGAAGCATCCGAAACGCCTACATTCCCGATATTCTCGGCAAGGAGCGCCGCAAGGCCGCCCCGTCGAAAGAGGGGAAGCTCGGCGTGGAGGGGATGGAGCTGCAGACGCTGCGCGATGCGCTCGAGCGCGCGGGCGTGACCCCGAGGGCGCCGCAGGAACGCCCGCCGCGCCGTGTCACAAAGACGGATTTCTATGAGGCGGGACTCTCGGGCGGGCAGGGCAGCGCACAGCGCCGCGCCAGGCTGTGCCGGGAGCTCTCACTGCCGGAAAATCTGTCGGCCAAGGGACTTCTCGAGATGGTCAATGTGCTGATGGACTTTGAGGAGTACCGGCAGACGGTGTCTCGCCTGTTCAAACCGTAA
- a CDS encoding trypsin-like peptidase domain-containing protein: MKRFARPMCAAIVMALLLLTVILPAGAASAYESYAQCLSELGVFKGTGNGFELERAPTRAEGLVMLIRLLGAEQQATALADAEIPFTDVPAWVHGYVAYAYQNGLANGIAADKFGTDNLIDARMYTTFLLRSLGYRDTEGDFTYAKAVEFATGIGLIPSDLNARLASETFVRGHVARMSYDALRFPCKGEQTLLVEKLERDGKLSVGMANKFIATVIDPNQAQTAVDVADNKRSIVLIRAANGDSSWQGSGIILDADGTIATNFHVMDQAEAMMVQFDDGTIYTGEVVVQDYSIEHDLAVIKINKTGLTPVKLGDSNQLKVGESVVAIGSPVGLFNTVSQGVVSSIRDGRIQTSAPISGGSSGGALFNMKGEVIGVTASTIVDGQNLNFAIPVNILKGLSGKRALSLTAFCRETFLNPPQNLRLVREVDGVYYVQFDPVPFADYYNVYYAPPEDMYWYEPYAMVWSEDYSFSVDWIKPGETYEFAVKAVRLGAQSDESNVLTIKRDLSLNSRIPCYSDAWWVPDFSKICGYKENFHYTAYNCVSYYYSVDRFEYIEAYYDLLFDSGYYYDDVMSNELTGDGDSFNVPMYFYNPSIGKGIVCDITSAYGEFQIFTMTQ, from the coding sequence ATGAAACGGTTTGCAAGACCCATGTGTGCTGCCATTGTGATGGCTTTGCTGCTGCTGACTGTGATACTTCCTGCCGGCGCGGCGTCGGCCTATGAGTCATATGCGCAGTGCCTCTCGGAGCTCGGCGTCTTCAAGGGCACGGGAAACGGCTTTGAGCTCGAACGTGCGCCGACGCGTGCCGAGGGGCTTGTGATGCTTATTCGGCTGCTCGGCGCGGAACAGCAGGCAACCGCTCTTGCAGACGCGGAGATCCCCTTTACCGATGTGCCGGCATGGGTGCACGGTTATGTCGCCTATGCCTACCAGAACGGGCTTGCAAACGGCATTGCAGCCGACAAATTCGGAACCGACAATCTGATCGACGCGCGTATGTATACGACGTTTCTGCTGCGCAGTCTTGGCTACCGGGATACCGAGGGGGATTTTACCTACGCAAAAGCCGTGGAATTTGCCACCGGAATCGGGCTGATCCCCTCGGATTTGAATGCCAGACTTGCGAGCGAAACGTTTGTGCGCGGTCATGTTGCCAGGATGTCCTACGACGCGCTGCGTTTCCCCTGCAAGGGCGAGCAGACATTGCTCGTCGAGAAGCTGGAGCGGGACGGCAAGCTGTCTGTCGGCATGGCAAACAAATTCATCGCAACTGTCATTGACCCCAATCAGGCGCAGACTGCGGTGGACGTCGCCGACAACAAGAGGAGCATTGTACTCATACGCGCCGCCAACGGCGATTCTTCCTGGCAGGGGAGCGGCATCATCCTCGACGCAGACGGGACGATTGCGACAAATTTCCATGTGATGGATCAGGCCGAGGCTATGATGGTGCAGTTTGACGACGGCACGATCTACACGGGCGAAGTCGTTGTGCAGGACTACAGCATTGAGCATGACCTCGCCGTCATCAAAATCAATAAGACGGGGCTGACGCCGGTGAAGCTCGGCGACTCCAATCAGCTGAAAGTCGGCGAGAGCGTCGTTGCCATCGGCAGCCCGGTCGGCCTGTTCAATACGGTGTCACAGGGCGTTGTCTCCTCGATTCGGGACGGCAGAATTCAGACCTCAGCGCCGATCAGCGGCGGCAGCAGCGGTGGCGCGCTGTTCAATATGAAAGGCGAGGTGATTGGCGTCACCGCCTCGACAATTGTGGACGGGCAGAACCTGAACTTCGCCATTCCCGTCAATATTCTCAAAGGTCTGTCCGGGAAGAGAGCGCTCTCGCTGACTGCCTTTTGCAGGGAGACATTTCTCAACCCGCCTCAAAATCTGCGGTTGGTGCGCGAGGTGGACGGCGTCTACTATGTGCAGTTCGACCCAGTGCCCTTCGCGGACTACTACAATGTCTATTACGCACCGCCTGAGGACATGTACTGGTACGAGCCGTATGCGATGGTTTGGAGTGAGGATTACTCCTTTTCAGTCGACTGGATTAAGCCGGGCGAAACGTATGAATTTGCGGTCAAGGCGGTGCGCCTTGGCGCACAGTCGGATGAAAGCAACGTCCTCACCATAAAGAGGGATCTTTCTCTGAACAGCCGGATTCCCTGTTACAGCGACGCCTGGTGGGTTCCGGACTTCAGCAAAATCTGCGGCTATAAGGAGAACTTTCACTACACAGCTTATAACTGCGTGTCATACTACTACAGTGTCGATCGTTTTGAATACATTGAAGCCTATTATGATCTGCTGTTCGACAGCGGTTATTATTATGACGATGTAATGAGTAACGAGCTTACGGGTGACGGCGATAGCTTTAACGTGCCGATGTACTTTTATAATCCGAGCATTGGTAAGGGGATCGTCTGTGATATCACCTCTGCCTATGGGGAATTTCAGATCTTTACCATGACGCAATAG
- a CDS encoding MBL fold metallo-hydrolase, producing the protein MAKLYYQGHGSYRLCSDEGTVVYVDPYAGDGYELPADVILVTHDHYDHNVIDLPGRKPGCAVITWREALEGGVHRSFAVGGVQMQAVPASNRNHDPNVCVGFLITVDGVKLYAAGDTSKTEAMAGMAALELDYALLPIDGVYNMDPAEAAECSRLIGAKHTIPIHMKPGELFDEEMARAFRGKDPLIVRPGQEIAL; encoded by the coding sequence ATGGCAAAACTGTACTATCAGGGTCACGGGAGCTACCGTCTGTGTTCCGACGAGGGGACGGTCGTTTATGTCGACCCTTACGCAGGGGACGGGTATGAGCTGCCGGCCGATGTCATTTTGGTGACCCACGACCACTACGACCACAATGTGATCGATCTGCCCGGCCGCAAGCCGGGCTGTGCCGTCATCACCTGGCGCGAGGCGCTCGAGGGCGGCGTACACCGGAGTTTTGCCGTCGGCGGCGTGCAGATGCAGGCTGTTCCGGCGAGCAACCGCAACCATGACCCAAATGTCTGTGTCGGCTTTCTCATCACCGTTGACGGGGTGAAGCTCTACGCCGCGGGCGACACTTCAAAGACTGAGGCCATGGCCGGCATGGCGGCGCTCGAGCTCGACTATGCGCTGCTGCCCATCGACGGCGTCTATAACATGGACCCGGCCGAGGCGGCCGAGTGTTCAAGGCTGATCGGGGCGAAGCACACCATCCCGATTCACATGAAACCAGGCGAGCTCTTTGATGAGGAGATGGCGCGCGCTTTCCGGGGAAAGGACCCGCTGATTGTCAGACCCGGTCAGGAGATTGCACTGTGA
- a CDS encoding ABC transporter permease, with product MRIKKMVKSNEFFLFCIIAAICVIFGIVNPAFFSIVNVFDILRSMIEIGIFAMGSLVVMVSGGLDLSFMAIAVFAMHSVVGLFGVNWPEAPMLLLFACGVAIGILLGLFNSVFVAKFRLPAFIVTLGTSYAIKGFCLAIIGSKQNNNIPDAMTAFSKSNLLSIETPLGKANLHVGVLLLAGIVLVTWFLLSKTTLGRSIYCIGGSPASTERIGFRSAAVLMFVYAYAGALAGIGGITHASFQRMSNPFDLVGGELNVIAAVVLGGPRAGGGYGNVTGTVLGVLLITLINNSLVMLRVPTFWQKAVVGLIIILGTTVQIYRYKKSRKA from the coding sequence ATGCGAATTAAGAAAATGGTAAAGTCCAACGAGTTCTTCCTGTTTTGCATCATCGCCGCAATCTGTGTCATCTTCGGAATTGTCAACCCGGCTTTCTTCTCCATTGTAAATGTGTTTGACATTCTGAGAAGTATGATTGAAATCGGAATTTTTGCCATGGGAAGTCTGGTCGTCATGGTATCGGGCGGACTTGACCTCTCATTTATGGCCATTGCGGTGTTCGCCATGCACTCCGTTGTGGGGCTGTTTGGTGTGAACTGGCCGGAGGCGCCCATGCTGCTTCTGTTCGCGTGCGGCGTTGCCATCGGCATTCTGCTGGGGCTCTTCAACTCCGTCTTTGTGGCGAAATTCCGGCTGCCCGCTTTCATTGTCACACTCGGTACGAGCTACGCGATCAAGGGCTTCTGCCTTGCCATCATCGGAAGCAAGCAGAACAACAACATTCCCGACGCCATGACCGCGTTTTCCAAGAGCAATCTTCTCTCGATTGAAACGCCGCTCGGCAAGGCGAATCTGCACGTTGGGGTGCTGCTGCTGGCGGGCATTGTGCTCGTGACCTGGTTTTTGCTCTCGAAGACGACGCTCGGGCGCAGCATCTACTGCATTGGCGGCAGCCCCGCATCGACCGAGCGCATCGGTTTTCGCAGCGCGGCGGTACTCATGTTTGTGTACGCCTACGCCGGCGCTCTGGCCGGAATCGGCGGCATCACCCACGCTTCGTTCCAGCGCATGTCGAACCCCTTTGATCTGGTCGGCGGCGAGCTCAACGTCATTGCGGCGGTCGTACTCGGCGGCCCGCGGGCGGGCGGCGGCTACGGCAACGTCACGGGGACTGTGCTCGGCGTGTTGCTCATCACGCTGATCAACAACAGCCTCGTCATGCTCAGAGTACCGACTTTCTGGCAGAAAGCGGTGGTGGGGCTGATCATCATCCTCGGTACGACAGTTCAGATCTACCGATACAAAAAGAGCAGGAAAGCGTAG